The following coding sequences are from one Dinoroseobacter shibae DFL 12 = DSM 16493 window:
- a CDS encoding CatB-related O-acetyltransferase, producing the protein MSTVTVGTRQLKNSGVEVLPRGNAQTITLPLNTRIEAPASLKWTQYEHSLHLGAFSYQVSGYCFAARIGRYCSFGEEVQIGRQNHPLTWASTSPAFYLGDRLFALEDGFEGAQGYHGYKFDFDGPPTRAQITRIGNDVWIGHGAYIAAGVTIGDGAIVAAHAVVAKDVPPYAVVAGNPAVIKRMRLPAELITPMLRCKWWRYAPWQLDHLDPSNAQAFVSGVFGMKDAPVFEPTVVDLKETTP; encoded by the coding sequence ATGAGTACGGTTACAGTTGGGACCAGGCAATTGAAGAACTCCGGCGTGGAGGTGCTGCCCCGGGGGAACGCACAGACCATCACGCTGCCCCTCAACACACGGATCGAAGCCCCGGCCAGCCTGAAATGGACCCAGTACGAGCATTCCCTCCACCTGGGCGCGTTTTCCTACCAGGTGTCGGGCTATTGCTTCGCCGCCCGGATCGGGCGCTATTGCTCCTTCGGGGAAGAGGTGCAGATCGGGCGCCAGAACCACCCGCTGACCTGGGCCTCCACCAGCCCGGCCTTCTATCTCGGGGACCGTCTGTTCGCTCTCGAAGACGGGTTCGAAGGGGCACAGGGCTATCACGGCTACAAGTTCGACTTCGACGGCCCGCCCACCCGGGCGCAGATCACCAGGATCGGCAACGATGTCTGGATCGGTCACGGGGCCTATATCGCCGCCGGCGTGACCATCGGCGACGGCGCCATCGTGGCCGCCCATGCGGTGGTGGCCAAGGACGTGCCTCCCTATGCGGTGGTGGCCGGCAACCCGGCGGTGATCAAGCGCATGCGCCTTCCGGCCGAACTCATCACCCCGATGCTGCGCTGCAAATGGTGGCGCTATGCGCCCTGGCAGCTCGACCATCTCGACCCGTCCAACGCGCAGGCCTTCGTCAGTGGCGTCTTCGGCATGAAGGACGCGCCAGTTTTCGAACCCACGGTGGTCGACCTCAAGGAAACCACGCCGTGA
- a CDS encoding acyltransferase: protein MSETDPHPRKKSLSYPARVLRGIGAMLDPRAWAHAVRLVNYYNYSHVIPRRSLRLGRDVRLSPNAAFSNPERIEIGDRVSIGAHCTLWAGPGTGRIEIGADALFGPEVFVTAAGYRFNEGSPVTAQAMDEADVVIGRDVWLGARAMVMPGARIGDGAIIGAGALVRGEIPAGAIAVGVPARVVGQRAADP, encoded by the coding sequence ATGTCCGAGACTGATCCGCACCCCCGCAAGAAGAGCCTCTCCTACCCCGCCCGCGTACTGCGCGGGATCGGTGCGATGCTGGACCCCCGGGCCTGGGCCCATGCGGTGCGGCTGGTGAATTATTATAACTACAGTCACGTTATCCCCCGCCGGTCCCTGCGGCTCGGCCGCGATGTCCGGCTCAGCCCGAACGCGGCCTTCTCCAACCCCGAGCGGATCGAGATCGGCGACCGGGTGTCGATCGGGGCCCATTGCACGCTCTGGGCGGGCCCCGGCACGGGGCGAATCGAGATCGGAGCGGACGCGCTCTTTGGTCCGGAGGTCTTCGTGACGGCGGCGGGCTACAGGTTCAACGAGGGGAGCCCGGTCACCGCGCAGGCGATGGACGAGGCGGATGTGGTGATCGGGCGCGATGTCTGGCTCGGTGCGCGCGCCATGGTGATGCCCGGCGCCCGGATTGGCGACGGCGCGATCATCGGCGCTGGCGCCCTGGTGCGTGGCGAAATCCCCGCAGGCGCTATCGCCGTAGGCGTGCCCGCTAGGGTAGTGGGCCAGCGCGCGGCGGACCCCTGA
- a CDS encoding FkbM family methyltransferase yields MTELASGPGLFLRRAWRNLNRRVSRVWLDMRGPRIEHDMIRLGSEGNGWYAPSDLPEGALCYCIGVGLDASFDFELAARGAEVHAFDPTPLAIDYMARKNEDRVTFHPWGVLDSDSSMRLYFPMNTAHGSHFAEDLHGTGQYHEVPCYRMSTILDRLGHRDRQIHLVKMDIEGSWFAALQDMMASGIYPTFLEVEYDSPAPVWRVSKVARLLESHGYALILRDADNAIYKRVPS; encoded by the coding sequence ATGACCGAGCTTGCCAGCGGACCTGGCCTTTTCCTGCGCCGCGCCTGGCGCAACCTGAACCGCCGTGTCAGCCGTGTCTGGCTGGACATGCGCGGTCCCCGTATCGAACATGACATGATCCGCCTGGGCTCGGAGGGGAACGGCTGGTATGCGCCGTCGGATCTGCCCGAGGGGGCGCTGTGCTACTGCATCGGGGTGGGACTGGATGCCAGTTTCGATTTCGAACTGGCCGCCCGCGGGGCGGAGGTCCATGCCTTCGATCCGACACCGCTGGCCATCGACTACATGGCCCGGAAAAACGAGGATCGGGTGACCTTCCACCCCTGGGGAGTGCTGGACAGCGATTCCAGCATGCGGCTCTATTTTCCCATGAACACGGCCCACGGCTCCCATTTCGCCGAGGATCTGCATGGCACGGGGCAGTATCACGAGGTGCCATGCTACCGGATGTCCACGATCCTGGATCGGCTCGGCCACCGGGATCGCCAGATCCACCTGGTGAAGATGGATATCGAGGGCAGCTGGTTTGCCGCCCTGCAGGACATGATGGCCTCGGGGATCTACCCGACCTTCCTGGAAGTGGAGTATGACAGCCCCGCGCCGGTATGGCGGGTTTCGAAGGTCGCCCGCCTGCTGGAGTCCCACGGCTATGCCCTGATCCTGCGGGACGCGGACAATGCTATCTACAAGCGAGTCCCGAGCTAA
- a CDS encoding glycosyltransferase family 2 protein, whose amino-acid sequence MARIALIIPHYNDTARLATCLGALAPQMTEAVELIVVDNGSTEDLGPIEALLQGRFPGARLIHEPGKGAAFARNRGVAETTAPDLLFLDADCVPGPDWLTTALSLAGRDRVVGGRVDVFDETPPPRSGPEAFETVFAFHQKTYVEGKGFSVTANLLTSRTVFDRTGPFINALSEDLDWCRRAVATGAPLVYEDALAVAHPTRQDWPALRKKWLRLTEEGFATHGTNLPARASWALRAGAVLVSGPAHLPKVLHHDALSAVEKRRGAVTLLRLRGSRAVWMLRQALRGASKM is encoded by the coding sequence ATGGCGCGAATCGCGCTCATCATCCCCCATTACAACGACACAGCTCGGCTGGCGACATGTCTCGGCGCGCTTGCGCCACAGATGACCGAGGCGGTGGAGTTAATAGTGGTCGATAACGGCTCGACCGAAGATCTGGGCCCGATCGAGGCCCTGTTGCAGGGCCGCTTTCCCGGGGCGCGGCTGATCCATGAGCCGGGGAAGGGCGCGGCCTTCGCGCGCAATAGGGGCGTGGCCGAGACCACGGCGCCGGATCTGCTGTTTCTAGATGCCGATTGTGTGCCAGGGCCGGACTGGCTCACCACCGCTCTGAGTCTGGCCGGGCGGGACCGGGTGGTCGGCGGCCGGGTCGATGTGTTCGACGAAACCCCGCCCCCGCGCTCGGGCCCTGAGGCCTTCGAGACGGTCTTTGCCTTCCACCAGAAGACCTACGTCGAGGGAAAAGGCTTCTCGGTTACCGCCAACCTGCTCACGAGCCGCACGGTGTTCGACCGCACGGGACCCTTCATCAACGCCCTGTCTGAAGACCTCGACTGGTGTCGCCGGGCCGTGGCCACGGGCGCGCCGCTGGTCTACGAGGATGCGCTGGCGGTGGCCCATCCGACCCGGCAGGACTGGCCGGCTCTGCGCAAGAAATGGCTGCGCCTGACCGAAGAAGGCTTTGCGACCCACGGCACCAATTTGCCCGCGCGCGCTAGCTGGGCGCTGCGTGCTGGTGCGGTATTGGTCTCGGGGCCGGCGCATCTGCCGAAGGTTCTGCACCATGATGCACTAAGTGCGGTGGAAAAACGCCGCGGTGCGGTCACGCTTCTACGGCTCCGCGGCAGCCGGGCGGTATGGATGCTGCGCCAAGCGTTGCGCGGGGCCAGTAAGATGTGA
- a CDS encoding sulfotransferase family 2 domain-containing protein, whose amino-acid sequence MTTALRPSGARTLGPDAPIVFLHIPKTAGQTIHAELTRIAGAEAVSPVRVHTQVETEAAQLPPGYSVYSGHLDWTALDSLPAHRFTFSVLRSPRERIASFYFYLLKEARAQTPEELEKPHRAGMKRISTVSAEEYFCGGDRPWQVFVHDHYDNFYARYFAARRMRAWARTRETAPQALLETARTHIAADLDRVYSTEDLGALEQDIAARYGLAISVTDRFVNTGDQPRGEARWPRLMALLDTDAARAKLTAFVQTDEALLARLGLGA is encoded by the coding sequence GTGACCACGGCCTTGCGTCCCTCCGGCGCGCGGACCCTGGGCCCAGACGCGCCCATCGTGTTCCTGCACATTCCCAAGACCGCCGGACAGACCATCCATGCCGAACTGACCCGGATTGCGGGGGCGGAGGCGGTCTCGCCCGTCCGCGTCCATACCCAGGTCGAGACCGAGGCTGCACAGCTGCCCCCCGGATACAGTGTCTATTCCGGGCATCTGGACTGGACGGCCCTCGACAGCTTGCCGGCGCACCGCTTCACCTTCTCGGTGCTGCGCAGCCCCCGCGAGCGCATCGCGTCGTTCTATTTCTACCTGCTGAAAGAGGCGCGCGCGCAAACCCCCGAGGAGCTGGAAAAACCCCACAGGGCCGGGATGAAGCGGATCTCCACGGTTTCGGCGGAAGAGTATTTCTGCGGCGGCGATCGGCCCTGGCAGGTCTTCGTGCACGACCATTACGACAATTTCTACGCTCGCTATTTCGCCGCGCGCCGGATGCGGGCCTGGGCCCGGACCCGCGAGACCGCGCCGCAGGCCCTGCTGGAGACCGCCAGGACGCATATCGCCGCCGATCTCGACCGGGTCTACAGCACCGAGGACCTCGGCGCGCTGGAGCAGGACATCGCCGCGCGCTACGGCCTGGCGATCTCGGTGACCGACCGCTTCGTCAATACCGGCGACCAGCCCCGCGGCGAAGCCCGCTGGCCACGGCTCATGGCCCTGCTGGACACCGACGCCGCCCGGGCGAAACTGACGGCCTTCGTGCAGACCGACGAGGCGCTGCTGGCTCGGCTCGGGCTGGGTGCCTGA
- a CDS encoding sulfotransferase domain-containing protein produces the protein MKLGRHHLNQRTLRKMRRDLRHRIVGLPWMNVSKEHCILASWPRSGNTWLRHILFFYFYQSDQVDMTKLDQYMPLIDSVDLKTHLAAPNPAPYRFIKSHELGVPYFLNGRIILIVRDGRDATYSWHHYMQSVHGLKSDFPTFLGACLRDRYRYKSWHTNLASWLDLEAGDAMLILRYEDTLTEPDKALRRILAFLKLPVDEERLQYALEKSSRDAVSKSFQTMKNTNNVVGFSGTAGGPTKERWRSTFTKAQNDTFVAQAGALLSQFGYPLE, from the coding sequence ATGAAACTCGGAAGGCATCATCTCAATCAGCGGACCTTGCGCAAGATGCGCCGGGATCTGAGACACCGGATAGTGGGTCTCCCATGGATGAACGTCTCGAAGGAGCACTGCATTTTGGCATCATGGCCAAGATCCGGCAACACATGGCTGCGGCACATCCTGTTCTTCTATTTTTACCAGAGCGATCAGGTCGATATGACCAAGCTCGATCAGTATATGCCTCTTATAGACAGTGTTGATCTCAAAACACATTTGGCGGCTCCGAACCCGGCCCCCTACCGCTTCATCAAGTCTCACGAACTTGGTGTGCCCTATTTTCTGAACGGTCGGATCATTCTGATTGTCCGGGATGGGCGAGACGCCACGTACTCATGGCACCACTACATGCAGTCGGTGCACGGGTTGAAGTCGGATTTTCCAACTTTTCTCGGGGCATGTCTGCGCGACCGCTACCGATACAAGTCCTGGCATACCAACCTGGCAAGCTGGCTGGATCTGGAGGCCGGGGATGCAATGCTGATCTTGCGTTACGAGGATACGCTTACCGAGCCCGACAAGGCTTTGCGCCGTATTCTCGCCTTTCTGAAGCTTCCCGTGGACGAAGAGCGTTTGCAATATGCCTTGGAGAAAAGCTCTCGCGATGCGGTGTCCAAGAGCTTTCAGACCATGAAAAATACCAATAACGTAGTTGGCTTCTCAGGCACAGCGGGAGGCCCTACGAAGGAACGCTGGCGCAGCACGTTCACCAAGGCACAGAATGATACTTTCGTGGCTCAAGCGGGTGCGCTTCTGAGTCAGTTTGGCTATCCGCTGGAATGA
- a CDS encoding mannose-1-phosphate guanylyltransferase/mannose-6-phosphate isomerase, whose product MITPVILCGGSGTRLWPLSRKSYPKQFVPLAGVQETLFQASATRLKGPGIGLPLVVTGPDFRFIATDQLAEMGVEQATVLIEPAARNTAPAILAAALWVEARDPDALMLVMPSDHVIPDAAAFAATVARAEPEARAGRLVTFGIVPERAETGYGWLELSETPTEAPQPLKRFVEKPDAATAEAMLEAGTYLWNAGIFLFSVAALRAAFEAHQPDMLAAVSASVAGARQDLSFHRLDPAPWAEAADISIDYAIMERADNLSVVPYHGHWSDLGGWDAVWREAGPDEDGVVTTGPASALDCENTLLHATAEGQEVVGLGLRDTLVVAMPDAVLVADASRAQEVRAAVETLKIKGAAQAETFPRDHRPWGWFETLALGDRFQVKRIVVKPGAALSLQSHVHRSEHWIVVAGTAKVTVDDTTRLISENQSVYIPLGAVHRMDNPGKVPMVLIEVQTGAYLGEDDIIRYEDVYARDSDD is encoded by the coding sequence ATGATTACCCCGGTTATACTTTGTGGCGGGTCGGGCACCCGGCTCTGGCCGCTCTCGCGCAAGAGCTATCCCAAGCAGTTCGTCCCCCTTGCAGGCGTCCAGGAGACCCTGTTCCAGGCCTCGGCCACCCGGCTCAAGGGGCCGGGCATCGGGTTGCCGCTGGTGGTCACGGGCCCCGACTTCCGCTTCATCGCCACCGACCAGCTCGCGGAGATGGGGGTCGAGCAGGCGACGGTTCTGATCGAGCCGGCCGCGCGTAACACCGCGCCTGCGATTCTTGCCGCGGCCCTCTGGGTTGAGGCGCGGGATCCCGACGCGCTGATGCTGGTAATGCCGTCCGACCATGTGATCCCGGATGCCGCGGCCTTCGCCGCCACCGTCGCCCGGGCCGAGCCCGAGGCCCGGGCGGGCCGCCTAGTCACCTTCGGGATCGTGCCGGAACGGGCCGAGACCGGCTATGGCTGGCTGGAGCTTTCCGAGACACCGACCGAGGCGCCGCAACCGCTCAAGCGGTTCGTGGAAAAGCCCGACGCGGCCACCGCCGAGGCGATGCTGGAAGCGGGCACCTACCTGTGGAACGCGGGGATCTTCCTGTTTTCCGTGGCCGCCCTGCGCGCGGCGTTCGAGGCCCATCAACCGGACATGCTGGCGGCGGTCAGCGCCTCGGTCGCCGGGGCGCGTCAGGATCTGAGCTTCCATCGCCTGGACCCGGCCCCCTGGGCCGAGGCGGCGGATATCTCGATCGACTACGCGATCATGGAGCGGGCCGACAACCTGTCTGTGGTGCCCTATCACGGCCATTGGTCGGACCTTGGCGGCTGGGACGCGGTCTGGCGCGAAGCGGGCCCCGATGAGGACGGGGTGGTGACCACCGGACCGGCCTCGGCGCTTGATTGCGAGAACACGCTGCTCCATGCCACCGCCGAGGGCCAGGAGGTGGTCGGGCTGGGGCTCAGGGATACGCTGGTCGTGGCCATGCCCGACGCGGTGCTGGTGGCCGATGCGTCCCGGGCGCAGGAAGTGCGGGCCGCGGTCGAGACCCTGAAGATCAAGGGCGCCGCCCAGGCCGAGACCTTCCCCCGCGATCACCGGCCCTGGGGCTGGTTCGAAACCCTGGCCCTGGGCGACCGGTTCCAGGTCAAGCGGATCGTGGTCAAACCGGGCGCGGCGCTCAGCCTGCAATCCCATGTCCACCGCTCCGAACACTGGATCGTGGTGGCCGGGACGGCGAAAGTGACCGTGGACGACACGACCCGGCTGATCAGCGAGAACCAGTCCGTCTACATCCCCCTAGGCGCGGTGCACCGGATGGATAACCCGGGCAAGGTGCCCATGGTTCTGATCGAGGTGCAGACCGGGGCCTATCTGGGCGAGGACGACATCATCCGCTACGAGGATGTCTATGCCCGCGACAGTGATGATTAG
- a CDS encoding glycosyltransferase, translating to MRDARASAPGAVPVLPLSTGAALPHVRILMGTWEGGAHLRAQLDSFADQTHGDWSLWVSDDGSRDDTRAVLAGFAADHSTREIRLFDGPRAGAAANYLSLLSRPELPRDGAVIALSDQDDVWMPDRLAQALAHLARHPDDRPVLYAANTVLTDRALRPIRQIAPRGEAPGFENALVQNIVAGNTVALNPAAAAVARGAIPPGPVPYHDWWLYLLITGAGGIVAYDRGQRLWYRQHEGNVLGAHRGARAGLRRVRLMLDGTYGGWLRDNLAALEAVAAHLTPEHAAQVARLRADAGRGGWTRWRSLKAAGIHRKSWLGTLALAGLAIAGRI from the coding sequence ATGCGTGACGCGCGCGCCTCGGCCCCGGGGGCGGTCCCTGTCCTGCCCCTTTCCACCGGCGCTGCACTGCCCCATGTGCGCATCCTCATGGGCACCTGGGAGGGGGGCGCCCATCTGCGCGCGCAGCTCGACAGTTTCGCGGATCAGACCCATGGCGATTGGTCTCTCTGGGTCTCCGATGACGGCTCGCGCGATGACACCCGCGCGGTGCTCGCGGGTTTCGCAGCGGACCATTCGACCCGCGAGATCCGGCTCTTCGACGGGCCCCGGGCGGGGGCGGCGGCGAATTACCTGAGCCTGTTGTCGCGGCCCGAGCTGCCCCGGGACGGGGCGGTGATCGCGCTGTCGGACCAGGACGATGTGTGGATGCCCGACCGGCTGGCCCAGGCGCTGGCCCACCTGGCGCGCCATCCGGACGACCGGCCCGTGCTCTATGCCGCCAACACGGTGCTGACCGACCGGGCCCTGCGCCCGATCCGGCAGATCGCGCCGCGCGGGGAGGCGCCGGGCTTCGAGAATGCGCTGGTCCAGAACATCGTGGCGGGCAATACCGTGGCGCTGAACCCGGCGGCCGCGGCCGTGGCGCGGGGGGCGATCCCACCCGGGCCGGTGCCCTATCACGACTGGTGGCTTTACCTGCTGATCACCGGGGCGGGCGGGATCGTAGCCTATGACCGGGGCCAGCGGCTCTGGTACCGCCAGCACGAGGGCAATGTGCTGGGTGCCCATCGCGGGGCGCGGGCGGGGCTGCGCCGGGTCCGGCTGATGCTGGACGGCACCTATGGCGGTTGGCTGCGCGACAACCTGGCCGCCCTGGAGGCGGTGGCGGCCCACCTGACCCCGGAGCATGCCGCCCAGGTCGCCCGGCTGCGGGCTGATGCGGGGCGCGGCGGCTGGACGCGCTGGCGCAGCCTCAAGGCCGCGGGCATCCATCGCAAGAGCTGGTTGGGCACCCTGGCCCTGGCTGGCCTCGCCATCGCGGGACGGATTTGA
- a CDS encoding glycosyltransferase family 2 protein encodes MTLPPSEVVPKASHAPDRAPKTDGSDGPELTVIVVSYNTRDLTLAALRTLYAETCQTAFRTVVFDNASEDGSVAAIAAEFPQVELIASQDNVGFAKANNLVAAEARTEWILLLNPDTEVQNGAVDRLMAFAKAHPENGIYGGRTVFPDGSLNIASCWQRITPWSLVCSTFGLTALFPKTELFHPEAMGGWQRDSVREVDIVVGCFMLMKRSLWEDLGGFDLRYFMYGEEADLCLRAAAKGWQPIVTPDAQIMHIVGAASKSQGGKKVLLARARATLIRDHWPAALVPLGLGLMWLWAGLRAGVLSVLGPLTGRRVAQEAWQMVWRARKIWMKGY; translated from the coding sequence ATGACCCTGCCACCCTCCGAGGTCGTCCCCAAGGCGTCCCATGCCCCGGACAGAGCCCCGAAAACGGACGGCTCCGACGGCCCGGAACTGACCGTGATCGTGGTCAGTTACAACACCCGGGATCTGACGCTGGCGGCGCTGCGCACGCTCTACGCAGAAACTTGCCAGACCGCGTTCCGCACGGTGGTGTTCGACAATGCCTCCGAGGACGGCTCGGTTGCGGCGATCGCCGCGGAATTTCCCCAAGTGGAGCTGATCGCCTCGCAGGACAATGTGGGCTTTGCCAAGGCCAACAACCTGGTCGCGGCTGAGGCCCGCACCGAGTGGATCCTGCTGCTCAATCCCGACACCGAGGTCCAGAACGGCGCCGTGGACAGGCTCATGGCCTTCGCCAAGGCGCATCCGGAAAACGGCATCTATGGCGGGCGCACGGTGTTTCCCGACGGATCACTCAACATCGCTTCCTGCTGGCAGCGGATCACACCCTGGAGCCTGGTCTGTTCCACCTTCGGGCTGACGGCCCTGTTCCCGAAGACCGAACTCTTCCACCCCGAGGCCATGGGCGGCTGGCAACGCGACAGCGTGCGAGAGGTCGATATCGTGGTGGGCTGCTTCATGCTGATGAAACGGTCCCTGTGGGAAGATCTCGGCGGGTTCGACCTGCGGTATTTCATGTATGGCGAAGAGGCCGACCTGTGCCTGCGTGCCGCTGCTAAAGGCTGGCAGCCCATCGTTACGCCCGACGCGCAGATCATGCATATCGTTGGTGCGGCCTCGAAAAGCCAAGGGGGCAAGAAGGTGCTTCTGGCCCGGGCACGCGCGACGTTGATCCGCGACCACTGGCCCGCGGCGCTGGTACCCTTGGGGCTCGGGCTGATGTGGCTCTGGGCGGGACTGCGTGCCGGAGTGCTGTCGGTGCTGGGCCCGCTCACCGGCAGGCGCGTCGCACAAGAGGCTTGGCAAATGGTCTGGCGGGCGCGCAAAATCTGGATGAAGGGATACTGA
- a CDS encoding GDP-L-fucose synthase family protein, whose translation MDISDRIYVAGHRGMVGSAICRALTAQGYTNQLTRTRAELDLLDGATVRAFFEAERPDHVFLAAAKVGGILANDTEGGDFIRENLLIQTHVIDAAYRAGVQKFAFLGSSCIYPKFAPQPISEDSLLTGALEPTNSAYAVAKIAGKEMCDAYRRQFGFDAFTIMPCNVYGVGDNFDPLGSHVAAGLMRRFHEAKTVGASEVTCWGTGSPLREFIYADDLGDACVFLMNTYTEGGMINAGSGQEVTIRALAETIRDVVGFEGALVWDETKPDGTPRKLMDNSRLAALGWKPKIELRDGLTEMYRWFVDTHATERA comes from the coding sequence ATGGATATTTCAGATCGGATCTACGTGGCTGGCCATCGCGGCATGGTGGGCAGTGCCATCTGCCGAGCGCTCACCGCGCAGGGCTACACCAACCAGCTCACCCGTACCCGGGCCGAGCTCGACCTGCTGGACGGGGCCACGGTGCGGGCCTTCTTCGAAGCCGAGCGCCCCGATCATGTGTTCCTGGCCGCCGCCAAGGTGGGCGGGATCCTGGCCAATGACACCGAAGGCGGGGATTTCATCCGCGAGAACCTGCTGATCCAGACCCATGTGATCGACGCCGCCTACCGGGCGGGGGTGCAGAAATTCGCCTTCCTCGGATCCAGTTGCATCTATCCGAAATTCGCACCCCAACCTATCTCCGAGGACAGCCTGCTGACCGGGGCGCTGGAGCCGACCAACTCCGCCTATGCGGTGGCCAAGATCGCCGGAAAGGAGATGTGCGACGCCTATCGCCGGCAGTTCGGCTTCGATGCTTTCACGATCATGCCCTGCAATGTCTACGGGGTGGGGGACAATTTCGACCCCCTGGGCAGCCATGTGGCCGCGGGCCTGATGCGGCGCTTTCACGAGGCGAAGACGGTCGGCGCCTCGGAGGTGACCTGTTGGGGCACGGGCAGCCCGCTGCGCGAGTTCATCTATGCCGACGATCTGGGCGATGCCTGCGTCTTCTTGATGAACACCTATACCGAGGGCGGCATGATCAATGCCGGCTCCGGCCAGGAGGTCACGATCCGGGCGCTGGCCGAAACCATCCGCGACGTGGTCGGATTTGAAGGGGCGCTGGTATGGGATGAAACCAAGCCCGACGGCACCCCGCGCAAGCTGATGGACAATTCCCGGCTCGCGGCCTTGGGCTGGAAGCCGAAGATCGAGCTGCGCGACGGGTTGACGGAGATGTACCGCTGGTTCGTCGACACCCATGCGACGGAACGGGCCTGA
- a CDS encoding ABC transporter permease — MTRRSFATFRTIGALVLREMSTTYGRSAGGYLWAILEPAAGIALMTLIFSLGFRSPPLGTNFPIFYATGLVPFLMYLDVSGKVSVSVLFSKQLLAYPAVTYVDAILARFILNTLTQLMVGYVIFTGILLAFDTRTTLELDKIALGFAMTAALALGVGTLNCFLTSMFPIWQRIWSIANRPLFILSCIFFTFESVPQPFRDYLWYVPTVHLTGTFRAAFYPGYEAAYVSAIYVFGLSGVMMAVGLVFLRRYHRDILDA, encoded by the coding sequence GTGACCCGGCGCTCCTTTGCCACCTTCCGTACGATCGGGGCGCTGGTGCTGCGCGAGATGTCCACGACCTATGGCCGCTCGGCGGGCGGGTATCTCTGGGCCATCCTGGAACCAGCGGCCGGTATCGCCCTTATGACCCTGATCTTCTCGCTCGGCTTCCGGTCGCCGCCCCTGGGAACGAACTTCCCCATCTTCTATGCCACGGGACTCGTGCCGTTCCTGATGTACCTGGATGTCAGCGGGAAGGTGTCTGTTTCGGTACTGTTCTCCAAGCAACTGCTGGCCTATCCGGCCGTGACATACGTGGATGCGATCCTGGCGCGGTTCATCCTGAACACCCTGACCCAGCTGATGGTGGGCTACGTGATCTTCACCGGGATCCTGCTGGCCTTCGACACGCGCACCACCCTGGAGCTGGACAAGATCGCCCTGGGCTTCGCCATGACCGCGGCGCTGGCGCTGGGGGTTGGGACGCTGAACTGCTTCTTGACGTCCATGTTCCCGATCTGGCAGCGGATCTGGTCGATCGCGAACCGGCCGCTCTTCATCCTGTCGTGCATCTTCTTCACATTCGAAAGCGTGCCCCAGCCGTTCCGGGATTACCTGTGGTATGTCCCAACCGTGCATCTGACCGGCACGTTCCGCGCGGCCTTCTACCCGGGATACGAAGCGGCCTATGTGTCTGCGATCTATGTCTTCGGGCTGAGCGGGGTGATGATGGCCGTGGGGCTGGTGTTCCTGCGGCGCTATCACCGGGACATTCTCGATGCGTGA
- a CDS encoding acyl-homoserine-lactone synthase has product MITIARGHDLWRFPSSADKMFEDRRIQFKERNKWNVHIDSDGYEVDQYDRLNPVYIIIHSSENPHCGSMRILPLGKGTMLMDYFSETVKGYSFKDKKIWECTRFCVSKGQGRSVALKLFASGSAFLSYTGFSNFIAIFDKKMLRFYRAIGISPKIIGVYSYLGEEVYSGLFNCNQERYKKFLISGNIESSTITGAISRFHERETYIYPKAA; this is encoded by the coding sequence ATGATTACAATAGCACGTGGCCACGACCTCTGGAGGTTTCCAAGTAGCGCGGACAAAATGTTTGAAGATAGGCGAATACAGTTTAAAGAAAGAAATAAGTGGAATGTTCATATCGACTCTGATGGATATGAAGTAGATCAGTACGACCGACTTAACCCAGTCTATATCATCATACATTCCTCGGAGAACCCACATTGTGGATCAATGCGGATACTTCCGCTTGGGAAGGGAACAATGTTGATGGATTACTTTTCTGAAACAGTAAAAGGGTACAGCTTTAAAGATAAAAAAATATGGGAGTGCACACGCTTCTGTGTTTCTAAGGGGCAAGGGAGATCAGTAGCTTTAAAGCTCTTTGCATCTGGATCTGCCTTTCTTTCCTATACTGGGTTCTCAAACTTCATTGCAATTTTTGATAAAAAAATGCTTAGATTCTATAGGGCTATTGGTATATCACCAAAAATTATCGGTGTATATAGTTACCTTGGAGAAGAAGTCTACTCTGGCCTGTTCAACTGTAACCAAGAAAGATATAAAAAGTTTCTCATTTCTGGAAATATTGAGTCTAGTACAATCACGGGTGCAATTTCTCGCTTCCATGAAAGGGAAACGTATATCTATCCAAAGGCAGCCTAG